Genomic DNA from Catellatospora sp. TT07R-123:
CCGCAGGTCATGCGGGAGCTGACCGACCACGGCATCGCGCTGGACACCATCGCGCTGCACCGGCCCAGCCTCGACGACGTATTCCTGACCAAGACCGGCCGCTCGCTGCGCGAGTCCTGAGGAGACACCTGTGCGACTGCTCCGTGACACCTGGCTGCTGTTCCAGCGGCAGCTGCTGCTGATGTGGCGTACCCCCATGTGGTTGTTCTTCGCCATCGCCCAGCCGGTGACCTACCTGTTCCTGTTCACCCCGTTCCTGCAGAAGGCGCTGGCGCCGATGGGCGCGCAGTCGATCTCCGACGTCTACAACATCTACGTGCCCGGCCTGCTGGTGGTGATGTGCTTCTACACCGGCCTGTTCGCGGGGTTCGGGCTGCTGGCCGAGGTGCGCATGGGCATCCTCGAACGCGCCCGGGTCACCCCGGTGAGCCGGTCGGCGCTGCTGCTCGGCCGGGCCGCCCGCGACGTCGCCTCGATGCTGGTCCAGTGCGCGCTCATCACCGCGATCTCGTTCCCGTTCGGGCTCACGGTGCCGCTGCCCAACCTGCTCGTGGCGTACGTGCTGCTCACCGTCATCGGCCTGATGGCCACCGCGATCTCCTACGACATCGCGCTGACCATCAAGAACGAGGGCGCCCTCGGCTCGCTGCTCAACACCATCGGCCAGCCGATCGCGCTGCTGGCCGGGGTGCTGCTGCCGCTGGCGATCGCCCCGACGTGGATCCAGCAGCTCGCGCTGCTCAACCCGTTCTCCTGGGCCACCAACAGCGTCCGGGCCCTGTTCTGGGGGCAGCTGAGCGACCCGGTCATCTGGCAGGGCGCCGCCATCGTGTCAGTCCTCGCGGTGCTGACGGTGGTCCTCTCGACGCGCCTGTACTCCCGCAACATCCGCTGACCAGCCCGTGAACGCGGCCACCGACAGGTAGCGCAGCAGCGGGTCGTAGTCGGCGACCAGGACCTGGCCCGCGTCCGGTTCGGCCGCCAGCTCCCACCACGCGCCCGTGTGCGGGCGGCCCGGCCCGGCCGCCCGCACCGGCAGCGGGGTCAGTCCGCCGGCCGCGGCGGCCAGCCCCGCCCCGAGCACCACCCGCACCCCGTCCCCGGCCGCCGCCACCTGCTCGGCGAGCAGCTCGGCGGCCTGCCCCGGCCCGACGTCCGGATGCTGGGCGAGCGACCGCAGCCGGGTCGGGCCGGTGCGCTCGCACAGCAGCGCCACGGCCGCGGGCCCGTCCGGCACGGCCGCCGACGGCCCGACCGGATACGGCACCGCGGCCTGCTCCACGACCAGCACCAGCGCCCGGTCGCAGCCCCCGCCGCCCAGGTAGTCCCGGGCCAGCCGCAGGCCGGTGAAGGCCGCCGCCGTGCCCTGGTCGCACACCGCGAACGCCAGCGGTCCGCCGGGGCAGACATGGCTCAGGTATGTGGCGGTGGCCCGGCCCGGCCGCAGATCCGGCACGGCGAACGCGAGCACGAGCAGGTTCACCGGCTCGTGCCCGCCGACCGCGGCCGCGATCAGCTCCGCGGCCATCTCGCCGTACGTGTGCCCGGGACCGGCGTCGGTCGCCGCCAGCCCGTACGGAGCGACCAGGTCGGCGGTGAACACGGCCAGGGCGGCCAGGTGCTCCGGCGGCAGGGGCGGCGCGGCGCCGAACGCCTGCCGCCGCACCCGGCTCAGGGCCAGGCCGCCACCGGACGGGGACGGGGTGCCGGCGGTGAACATCAGGCGACCGCGTGGCCGGCCACGTAGTCGGCCAGCGTCGCGACCGTCTGCACGTGCTCCTCGTCGAACTCCTCGACGTCGATCTGGATCTCCAGCTCGTCCTCCAGGGCCAGCAGCAGCTCCAGCGTCGAGGCCGAACCGAGGTCCAGCTCCATCAGGTCGGTCTGCTCCGACACCCCGGGCAGCTCGTGCTTGACGATCCGGGGCAGCAGGCCGCAGATGCTCTCGGCGACCCGCCGGCGCAGCTCGCCGTCGATCTGTGTGGTCAACGTGTCTCCTGTCAGTGTTCGAACACCATGGCTGAGAAGGTCGCGCCCCGGCCCGCGCCGGCCGCGGCGACGACGTACCGGTCCCCCGGGCGCAGCCGGTCCCGCGCCGTCTCGTAGTTGATGAAGGCGTCCGCGCAGAACACGTGCCCGTAGCGGGCGATGTTGTCCAGCACGACCCGGGCGGTCGGCACACCGAGGCGCCGGCACACCTTCTGCCACGAGATGAGGTTCACGTTGTGCGGCAGGATCAGCGCGACGTCGTCCAGGCCGATCCCGGCCCGCTCCACCGCCGCCGCGACCGCCTCGGCGAGGCTGTTCGGGTACTGCCGCTGGAACACCGCCGCCACGTCGGCGTGCTCGCCGTCGAACTCGCCGTGCATGCTGCTCGCGTACGACAGCAGCCGGTCGCGCGGTCCCGTGGCCGCGACCAGGCAGGCCGCGCTGCCCTCGCCGAACACCGACGTCTCCGGCAGCAGCCGCGACTCGGCCGTGAACGTCTTCTCCCCCGCCACCACCAGCGCCAGCGCGTCCGGGTCGGGGTCGCCCGCCAGCAGGCGTCCGGCCGCGTCGATCGCCTGCAACCCCGACGCGCACGCCTGCTGGGTCACCGTGAACGCGACCGCCCGGTCCAGGCCCAGCTTCGCGCACAGCTCGTGCAGCGGGTTGGCCGGATACGGCGCGCCGACCGGGATCGCGCGGGCGTAGACCACGTACCGCACGCGGTGCTCCTGCCCGCGCAGCGCGTCGAGCCGGGTCGCGGCGGCCAGCAGCAGGTCGAGCAGGCTCCCGTCGTCGCGGCGGATCTCGGCCAGCCCGTGGTACCGCTTGAAGATCTTCACGTCCATCGCGGACAGTCCCAGCTGCTCACCCAGCTCCTCGACCGGCACCCGCCGCCGCGGCAGGTACGTCGCCACCGCCGCCAGCGCCGTCACGACGCCACCGCGTCCAGCGCGGCGTCCACGGCCGTCGCCTCCATCCGGCGCAGCAGCTCCGCCGCGGCGGCCCGGCCCAGGTAAGCGGTGTCGATCTGGACCAGGGCGGTCAGCGCGGCCGGATGCGGGTCCACATGGATCATCAGCAGCTGGTGCAGGCCCTCGACCTCCTTCCAGTCCGCGCGGGTGGCGGCCAGCGCGCCGCGGACCGCGCCGCGCGAGGGCGGCGGGCCGACCGCGGTGTCCTCGCCGCGCCGGTCGTTGAACATGCAGCGCAGGTCGAAGGCGACCCCGCGCTCCTGCCCGATCCGCGCCACCTGCGCGTCGCCGTCGCCCGGGGCGTAGTAGGCGTGCTTCTGCGCGGTGAGCAGGCGGCGCCGGGCCGCCCGGACCAGGTCGTCGAAGCCGCCGGTGATCTCCAGGGTGCACAGCCCGAGCTGCGCCATCGGGCCCGCCGCACCGGCCAGCCCGGGGCGGAACCGGTTGTTGACGGTGATCGTCGTCGCGACGTGGTCGACGCCGGTCACCGAGGCCAGGGCGTCGGCGAACGCCGCGTACAGCACGGCGCCGGTCTGCGCGCCGAGCCGGGCGGCCACCGACCGCAGCGCCAGGTGCAGCGCCTCGGAGGAGTAGTTCACCTCCCAGAACCGGCCCGGGTAGCGGTCGCCGCTGTCGCGCGGGGTCGCGGCCGGGAACATCGTCGGGGGCATGACCCGCAGCCGGGTCTCCCAGTACCGCAGCGCGGCCTCGTTCTGCCGCTGCCCGGCCGGGGTCTGCTGGAGCCGGGCCTGGGCCAGCGGTTGCAGGCCGGGCGGGCGGGGCGGCTGCCCGGTGACGGCGTCGCGGTCGCGCAGGTCCTCGAACATGGCCATGGCGCTGGTCGGGTCCGCGACGTGGTGCGCCATGGCGACCACGGCGTGGGTGAGCACCCCCTCGTGGCGGACCAGGGCCCAGCGCATCGGCCACTCGTGCTCGTAGTCGAAGACGTCGGCGGTGTAGCGCAGCGCGACCTGCTCGGCGACCTCGTCGGGGTGGCGGCCGCCGGTGTCGTACACCTCGATCCCGGCCGTCCCGGACCCGTGCACGACCTGGAGGGTGCGCCCGTCCGGGGTGAACTCCAGCAGGGTCCGCATGACCTCGTAGCGGCTCAGGTAGAAGCCGTACTCGTCGACGAACTCGGCCGGGTCGGCACCGGGCGGCAGCGGCCGCACCGCGGTCATGGTCAGCGACACCCCGGAGTCGACCATGCCCTGCCAGACCGACTGCTGGCCCCAGCTCAGCGGGCCGGTCCCGGCCCCGTCGCCCGCGAACGGGACGGGGATGCGCTCGCTTGCCACGATGTCCATCTGCGCGTCTCCTTCGGACTGGTCAGCTGTCGCCGCCGCGCGCCGCGGCGGCGCACACCAGCGCCTGCGCCCGCGCCAGCAGTTCCGCGACCGCCTCGCGGCCGAGGTAGGCCGTGTCGACCTGCACCTGCCCGGCCAGCGCGCCGTCGCGGTCGTCGGCGTGGAAGATCAACCGGTGGTGCAGGTCGTCGACCCGGCGCCAGGTCACGGTGGGTGCCGCCGGGGCGGCCCCGGCCGCAACGGTCCCGGCCGGGTGAGGGCTGTCGTCGCCGCGCCGGTCGTTGTACAGGCAGCGCAGGTCGAACCCGACGCCGCGCTCCCGGCCGACCCGCTCCACCAGCGCGTCGACCTCGTCCTGCACGTAGTAGCCGTACTTCTGGGCCGCGCGCAGCCGGCGCCGGGCCAGCCGCACCAGCTCGTCGAACCCCGGCCCGGCGGACTCCGGCCCGGCCGGGTCCAGGACGCACAGCCCGTGCTGGATCAGGTGCCCGGCCGCCTGGGCGAACCCGGGCCGGAACCGGTTGTTGACCGTGATCATGACCGCGACCGGGCTGACCCCCGTGACGTGCGCCAGCGCGGCCGCGAACGCCGCGAACAGCACCGGCCCCGTGCCGGTGCCGAGCCTGGCGGCGGTGGCCCGCAGCGCCGGGCCCATCGCGGGCGCGGTGAAGTCCGCGTACCAGTAGCGATCCTGCTCCGCGGTCCCGGCCGGGGCGAACACGGTCGGCGGGATGAGCCGCAGCTGCTGCTCCCAGTAGCGCAGCGAGGCCTCGTGCTGCCGCCGGCCGGCCGCGCCCGCCTGCAACCGGGCCTGCTCCAGCGGCGCCATCCCCGGCGGCCGCGGCACCCGGCCGGTGACCGGGTCGCGGTCGCGCAGGTCCTCGAACATGGCCAGCGCGGCGTCGCCGTCGGCGGCGTGGTGCGCGATGGCCAGCACGGCGTGGGTGAGCACCCCCTCGTGGCGCACCAGCGCCATCCGGATCGGCCACTCGTGCTCGTAGTCGAACCGGGCGAAGATGCCCTGCTGTTCCAGGCGCGCGGCGAGCAGCGCCGGGTCCTGGCCGCCGGTGTCGTGGATCTCCAGCTCGGCGGTTCCCGACCGGTGCACCACCTGCCGCACGCCGCCGTCACCGGCCAGGCGCAGCGTGGTCCGCATCGCCTGGTAGCGGCTGAGGTAGAAGCCGAGCTCGGCCGCGAACTCGGCCACGGCCGCCCCGGGCGCCAGCTCACGGACCGCGACCAGCGCCAGCGAGGTCCCGGCCCGGACCATCTGCTGCCACATGGTCTGCTGCGTCCAGGTCAGCGGACCGACCCCGCCGCCCTCGCCCTCGAACGGGACGCGCACCCGCTCCGTCGCCGCGATCGTCATCTCAGGCCGCCGCGCCCGCAGCCGTACCGGGCAGCCGCGCCAACCGGTCGGCCGCCGCCACCGCACCGCCGGCCTGCCGGAACGACGCGGCGACGCGCTGCGCCGCCTGCCGGTACCCGGGCTGGTCGAGGACGGTCAGGACGGCCTCGCGCAGCTGCGGCGCGGTCGACCGGCCGAACCGCACCCGCACCCCGGCCCCCGCCGCGACGACCTGCGCGGCGTTGACCGGCTGGTCGGACGTGATCGGGGCGACCACCAGCGGCACCCCGTGGGCCAGCGCCTCGCAGACGGTGTTCAGGCCCCCGTGGGTGACCACGGCCGACAGGTGCGGCATCAGCTCCAGCATCGGCACCTGCCGGCGTACGAGCACGTGCGGCGGGTACGCGCCGGGCGCGGGCTCCTCCGGCGCCACCACCACGGCCTGGAGCCGGTCGCCCAGCGGCGCGAGCGCGTCCACCACGCGGGCGTGGAAGCCGTCGGCGGTGTCCAGCGCCAGCGTGCCCGCGGTGACCAGCACCCGGGCCCGGTCGGCGGCCAGCCGGTCCCACGGGAAGTCCGCCTGGCCCGGCCGGGCCGACAGCGCCGGTCCGACCAGGACCGCCCGCCCGGCGACAGCCGTTCCCGCAAGCGCCTCGCCCGTGAACGCGAGCACGAGATACGGTGAGAAGCGCAGGTCGTACGGCGGCTCGCCGGGCAGGCCCGCGCCCGTCCACAGCGACGCGAGCACCCCCTCGATCCAGGCCTCGACCTTCGGCAGCCCGGCGAACGGGCGGGCGATCTCCATCGACGTCGGGGCCAGGGTCGCCCACGGCACCCCGGCCCGGTGCGCGGCCAGCGCCCCGGCGATCGCGTGCTGGTCGACCGCCACGGCGTCGGGCCCGAAGTCCGCCACCGCGCGCTGCACCGCGGGCAGCGTGAACCGGGTGTGCGGGACGATGTACCCCTTCCACCGCGACCTCGTGGCGGTCATGCCCCGGTCGCGCAGCTCGCCGCGGTAGAGCGGCAGGCCAGTCGGGTAGACCTGGGCCTGCGGGCCGAGCAGGGGCCGCAGCACCGACTCCACCCCGACCCAGGCCACCTCGTGCCCGCGCCGCGCCAGCTCCTGCGCCACGGCCGCGATCGGGTACACGTGCCCGGTCAGCGGCAGCGAGTGGAACAGGAACCGGCTCACGGCTTCACTGCCGCCACGGCCGCGTAGCGCATGACCCCGTCGGCGTACGCCTGCTTCATCAGCGGGATGGCGTAGAAGAACCGCAGCGCGGCCACGCCCTTGCGCCGGGCGAGCTCACGCAGGAACGAGTGGTCGTGCAGGTCCAGGCGCTCGACCCCGGCGAAGTCGGTGTCCCAGGTGCCGGCCACGTACGGCGCCCAGTCCGCCACCCGCACCTGCGCGAACCCGGCCTCGCGGCACCACCGGTCATAGGCGCCGATCGGCGGCAGGCTCGGGATCGCCTGGCGCTCGTAGATCTCGGCCAGCAGCGCGTCGGCGGCCTCGTCGAGCTCCCCGTCGCGTACGCACCAGGTGCTGACCGCCAGCACGCCGCCCGGCTTCAGCACGCGCAGCGCCTCGGCCAGGAACGCGGTCCGGTCCGGCATGTGCTCCAGGCTCTCCAGCGCCCACACCGCGTCGAAGGTCGCGTCCGGATAGTCGGTGCGCACCGCGTCGAGCTGCCGGAACCCGACCCGGTCGGCCAGGCCCGCCGCGTGCGCGCGCTCGGTGGCCCGGACCACCTGCTGGGAGCTGAGGGTGATCCCCTCGACCCGGCAGCCGTGCTCGCGGGCCAGGTGCAGCGCCGGGCCGCCGATGCCGCAGCCGGCGTCGAGCAGGTGCGCCCCGGCCGGGATCCCGGCGAAGGCGAGCAGCTCGCGTACGGTGCGGTCGGAGGCGGCGTGCCGGTCGGGCCCGTCGTCGGCGGGGCTGCTGCCCAGGTCCCAGTACCCGTGGTGGACGTGCTCGCCCCACAGGCCCTCGTACAGGTCGATCGTACTGTCGTAGTACTGCTCGACCGCCTTGTTCACGTCCTCAGCCACTCGACCTGCGTTCACGCAGCAGCTCCCGACCATCCACATTGGCCAACCGTGATGTCCGCGCCACGGTACGGCACCGCGGTTCGGCTGGGCAATCAACAAACTAACCGAGGGTACGACAGCCGAGCGGTCTCAATAAATACTTCGATCCGTCATTGTGGGAGCGATCCCACGCTGCTAGTGTCCGGCCGACCCCGAGGGCGAAACCTAGGAGAACGGGCTCGTGGCTACCAAGAACATCCGTGCCGCGCTCGTGGCCGACACCGGCCTGGGCGCGGGCAACGTCCTGCCCAGGCTGATCGAGCACGGCGCCGACCCCGACGGCCCCGGCCTGACGTTCGACGTTGACGTCGACGGGCATCCGGCCTGGCAGGACCTCACCCTCGGCGGGCTGCACGAGCGGGTGCTGGCCCGCGCGGCCTGGCTGCACCGCCGCGGCGTACGGCCGCGCGACCTCGTCGCCGTCCACGTCACGTCGTCGGCCGACCTGTTCCTCAGCTTCCTCGCGCTGAGCTGGCTCGGCGCGGTTCCCGCGTTCATGAACCCGCACCTGCCGCCCGACGTCGCCGCCGAATACCTGCGCCGCCTGCGCGGCACCGGCCTGCTCACCGACACCCCCCACCGCGAGCAGCTCACCGGCCACGACCTGGGCATGCCGATCCTCGGCGACGTCGCCGAACTCGGCGGCGCCGACCCGGCCGGGGCCCCGCGCCCGCACCGGCACCACCCCGGCGACCCGATCGCGGTCACCCACTCCTCCGGCACCACCCGGATGCCGACCGCCGTCGTCCACTCGCACGGCACCCTGTTCGCCGCCACCCGGCGCATCCGGCTGTCGGTCCCCGTCGCCCAGGGCACCCAGCGGGTCCTGTCGGCGCTGCCCGCCGCGCACGCCGCCGGCATCGGCGCCATGAACCAGGCCCTGTGCAACCGGGCCGAACTGCTGTGGCTGTCGCGCCAGGACCAGGGCGCCGTCGTGCTCGACGCCATCGAGCGCTGGCGGCCCAACGGCGTCTTCGGCTTCGCCGTCACCTGGGCCGAACTGGCCCGGTTCGACCTGTCCCGCTACGACCTGGACTCGGTCGCGCTGTGGTTCAACACCGGCGACTGCGCCCACGAACCCCACATCCGCCGCCTGGTCGCCGTCGGCAGCCGCGAGGTCGTCACCCGCGACGGCGTCACCCGCGTGCCCGGGTCGAGCTTCATCGACGGCCTCGGCTCCACCGAGATGGGCCACTCCGCGTTCTACATCACCCACCGCAGCGACACCGAACGCTACGGCCGCTGCGTCGGCAAACCCCACGTCTTCGCCGACGTCGCGCTGCTCGACCCGGCCACCGGCGCCGAAGTGCCCGTCGGCCAGGTCGGCCACCTGGGCCTGCGGTCCCCCACCGTCGCCGTCGGCTACTGGAACAACCACGCCGAGTGGTACCGCCACTGGAGCGCGTCGCGCTACCTCACCGGCGACCTGATGTACCGCGACGAGGACGGCTACTACTACCACGTGGACCGCGCCGTCGACGCCGTCGACCTCGGCGGCGGCGACTGGCTCTACACCGCCATGTGCGAGGAGGCCATCCTGGCCCGCTGCCCCGACATCCGCGACGCCACCGTGGTCGCGGCGGCCACCGCCGGGGGCGTCGCCACCGACGTGCTGCTGCAACTGCGCGCCGACGCCGACCCGGCCGCCGACCGGACCGCGCAGGTACGCGCCGCGCTGCCCGTACCCGTGGCCCGGACCCTGCGCAAGGTCGTCGTCGTCACCGACGACGAGATCATCTTCGGGCCGACCGGCAAGGTGCGCAAATTCCTGATGCGCCAGCGGCACCTGGCCGCGGCCTCCGCCGGAGCCGCCGCGTGACCGCCGCCTGGGACTGGGAGGACCCCGCCGCCCTGCAGGCCCGCACCGACGAGTTCATGCAGGACCGCACCGCCGTCGACACCCTCGAACTGGTCGCCGACACCCCGCTGCTGGGCCGCGACCAGCTCGCCGGGCTCGGCATCACCGGCATCGAGTTCGCCGCGCTGAAGACCGCGCACCCCGCCGGGCTGGGCACCGACCTGACCGGGCTGAGCTGCGGCGGCACCGCCACCCGCCGCCCCGGCCTGTACCGGGTCGACGGCCGGAGCTGGTTCACCGAACTCGACATCCGCGAGCCGCTGCCGTTCGAGGACGCCTGCGTCGACTGGGTGTACGCCGAGCACCTGATCGAGCACGTCACCATGACCGAGGCCGTCGCCTGGCTGGCCGAGGTGCGCCGCGTCCTGGCCCCCGGCGGCCTGCTCCGGCTGACCACCCCCGACCTGCGCCGGTATGTCGAGGGGTACCTGCACGGCGACGGGTTCTTCGCCAAGCACCGGGGGCGGATGCGCAAGGCGCTGGGGACGGTCGCCCCGCCGATGCCACAGCGGGGCGCGTTCATGTTCAACCAGCTCTTCTACCTGTACGGCCACCGCTGGATCTACGACCTCGACGAGCTGACCCACGCTCTGGCCCAGGCCGGGTTCGACCCTGACGCGGTCCGGGTCTGCGGCTTCCGGACCGGCAGGCGGCCCGACGTCGCCGACCTCGACCAGATGATCCGCAACGACGAGACGATCTACATCGAGATCGACCGTTAGGTGCCGACCGGGCCGGTGGGCGGTGGCGTGGCCGCCCGCCGGCGGCTCGGCGGTCAGACCTGGACCGGGTCGCGGTAGTTCCCGGCGTACAGCTTGTCGCGGTACTTCGTGTTGCTGTACCACTCCTTCTTGTGGGTGTCGGCGTCGTACTGCGGCGTGCGGAGGACCACCCAGTCGGGCGTCTGGTGCGACCAGTCGTCGTAGCTGGGGATGTAGGTGTTGCCGACGACGGTCTTGCCGCCCCACTCGATGTGGACGTGCGCCTGGATGATGTAGCGCCAGCCGTTGTACCTGTACTCGAACGTCACGTTGAACGTCCCGTCCGTGCCGCCCGGGCGCGGCTGGGAGTCGTAGTAGTGGACCAGCTCCGGGTAGAGCGGCTTGTCGCGGTGCCACGCGTCGAAGATGTTCTGCGCGTCGGCCTCTTTGGGCATCGTGTCCTCCTGGGGGTCGCAGCACAGATGCCACGCCCCGACCCGCTGATACGCCCCGTCCGCTAGCCGACACGGCCACCGCACCGCACCACACCGCGCCGCGCCGCGCCGCCCGCAGCCTGGCCGAGTTGCCGGGCAATGGGGCGTTCGAACGCTCAAGATTCGCCCACCTGCCCGGCAACTCGGCTGATCTTGGATCGCCCGGCCGCCTGCGGAGCGCGGCTGAGGCCGGCGACTCTTGGATCGCCCGGCTGTCTGCGGAGCGCGCGGCTGAGGGCGGCGACCCGGCGAGCGCGCCGGAAGCGCCGAGCGTGGGCCTGGATTCGGTGCTGTCAGGATGATGATCCGAAATCGTGGACGCCAGGTGCGGCTCTGGCGGCACCTGGCGTCCACGATTTCGGATCATGGAGTTCGCGACCGTCCAGATCACGCTCTGCGGTCAGACCGGGCGGCAGCCGCGCGCCGCGCACCCCGGGCGGCAGCCGCGCGCCGCGCATGCGGGGCGCGCGCCGCGCTCCGAAGTTGCCGGGCAATCGGGCGTTCGAACGCTCAAGATACGCCCGATTGCCCGGCAACTTGGATGGTCTTGAAAGCGCCCACCCCGCCTACCCAGCCTGCGGTCGGCCGGGTCGTGGGACAGGAGGCTCAGGGCGGGGTCAGGGCTTGGTCACCTGGCGGATGGCGGCCAGGAGCTGGTCGCGGGTGGGTTGCAGGGCCGCGTCCAGGTCGGGGTTGCAGCCGACCACGGCACCGTCCGGGCGCGTGATCCGCTTCGGCGGCACCGCCAGCGGCATCTCCTCCGCCACCGTCGCCAGGACCTCCGCCGCCACCCCGCACGAACGGCTCGCGTCCTCGATCACCACCAGCCGCCCGGTACGCGCCAGCGACTCCCCCAGCGCCGCCCAGTCGAACGGGTACAGCGTCCGCGGGTCGAACACCTCCACCGACACCTCGCCCGCCAGCGACTCCGCCACCGCCAGCGCATCGTGCACGTGGTGCCCGATCGCCACCACGGTCACGTCGGTGCCCGGCCGGTGGATGCGCGCCGAACCCAGCGGCACCGGCACCAGATCGGCGTAGTCGACGTCCTCGCGCAGCTCCAGCGCCTGCCGGGGCGCGATGAACACCACCGGGTCGTCGTCGCGGATCGCCGAGATCAGCAGCCCGTACGCGTCGGTCGGGGTCGTCGGCATCACCGTCTTCACCCCGGAGTGCACGAACAGGCCGTGCGGCTGGTCGGAGTGCTGCCCGCCCCAGCCCGGCCGCCAGCCCGCGCTCGGCACCAGGTACGTCACCGGCACCCGCGCCTGCCCGCCGCTCATCGCCGAGAACTTGTGCGCCTGGTTGGCGACCTGCTCCAGCACCAGCTGGAGCAGGAACGGGATCGCGAACTCCACCACCGGGCGCCGCCCGGCCAGCGCCGCACCGGTGGCGACGTTGGCCACCCCCTGCTCCGACAGCGGCGTCTCGACGATCCGGTGCGGACCGAACCGGGCCAGCAGCCCCGCCGTCACGAACGTGACCGCCTCGTGCACGTCCTCACCCAGCACGAACACCGACGGGTCGCGCTCCATCTCGTCACCCAGCGCCCGGTTCAGCGCCTTCAGGTACGACAGCTTCGGCATCAGCCCACCACCCCGGCGCGCGGGCGCATCCCGGTCGCGTACAGGTGATCCAGCGCGTCGGCCGGATCAGGCCGGGGACTGTCCTGCGCGAACCGCACCGCCTCGGCGAGCACGTCCTCGACCTCCCGATCGATCCGGTCGCGCACGTCCGGCGGAATCCGGGAGCCCTGCAACGCCACCGGGTCGCGCTCGCGCCAGCGGGCGACCTCCTCCTCGGCCCGGTAGCGCAGCCGCACCCGGTGCTCGAACGTGTGGTGGGCGTCGAACCGGTACGTCACCAGCTCCAGCAGCGTCGGGCCGCCGCCCGAGCGGGCCCGGTCCACGGCCCGCGCGGCCGCCTCGTGCACCGCCTCGGGGTCCATGCCGTCCACGGTCTCGGCCGGGATGCCGAACGCGGCCGCGCGGCCGGTGACCGAACCCGCCATGAACGTGCCGACGGCCTGCGTGGTGGCGTACCCGTTGTTCTCGCACACGAACACGTGCGGCACCTGCCACAGCGCGGCCAGGTTCAGCGACTCCAGCAGCGCACCCTGGTTCATCGCCCCGTCGCCGACGAAGCTGACCACCACCCGGCCCGACCCCTCACGCGCCGCCGCCCAGGCCACCCCGGTGGCGATCGCGGCACCGTGCCCGACCGTGATCGTCGCGCCGTACAGCCCGGCGGCGTAGTCCGACACGTGCAGCGAACCGGCCCGGCCGCCCGCGGTGCCGGTGACCCGCCCGGCCAGCTCGGCCATCACCCGGTCCGGCCGGCACCCCTTGGCCAGCGCGTGGCCGTGGTTGCGGTGGTTGCTCAGGACCACGTCGTCCTCGCTCAGCGTCGCGCACACCCCCGCCGCGACGGCCTCCTGCCCGATGCAGGGATGGATCCCGCCCACCACGACGCCCGCGCGGACAAGCTCGATCGCCTGCTCCTCGAAGCGCCGGATGAGCCTCACCGTACGATAAAGGCGCTCACGAAGCACGCCCATGAGTTTAGATGCTTCCATGTGCCGATCAACGGCCGAACGGGCCATCCGCCCGGACCGGAGCGGGCTCAGTCCCCGACCCGGGAAGCGACATAGAAGGCCAGGTCACCGACGGTCAGGCCGATGATCTGGTCGATCTCCAGGTCCGCGTAGAAGGCCGCCAGGTCGACGTCGGCACCCCAGCGCTGCCGCACCCGGCCGGCCAGCTCGGCAACCTCGATGCTCTCCAGGCGCAGGTCCTGCTCCAGCCGGGTGTCCGCCGTGATCGGCGCCTGCTCGCCCGTCACGGCGGCGAGCATCCCGGCGAGCTCAACGGCGACGCGATCCACGGCCGGGATCGTAGCACCGGCCCACCGGCGGACCACCGTCCGGTACGGACGGTCGCCCACCACCGCCACCGCCGCCCG
This window encodes:
- a CDS encoding condensation domain-containing protein, whose amino-acid sequence is MTIAATERVRVPFEGEGGGVGPLTWTQQTMWQQMVRAGTSLALVAVRELAPGAAVAEFAAELGFYLSRYQAMRTTLRLAGDGGVRQVVHRSGTAELEIHDTGGQDPALLAARLEQQGIFARFDYEHEWPIRMALVRHEGVLTHAVLAIAHHAADGDAALAMFEDLRDRDPVTGRVPRPPGMAPLEQARLQAGAAGRRQHEASLRYWEQQLRLIPPTVFAPAGTAEQDRYWYADFTAPAMGPALRATAARLGTGTGPVLFAAFAAALAHVTGVSPVAVMITVNNRFRPGFAQAAGHLIQHGLCVLDPAGPESAGPGFDELVRLARRRLRAAQKYGYYVQDEVDALVERVGRERGVGFDLRCLYNDRRGDDSPHPAGTVAAGAAPAAPTVTWRRVDDLHHRLIFHADDRDGALAGQVQVDTAYLGREAVAELLARAQALVCAAAARGGDS
- a CDS encoding condensation domain-containing protein, with protein sequence MDIVASERIPVPFAGDGAGTGPLSWGQQSVWQGMVDSGVSLTMTAVRPLPPGADPAEFVDEYGFYLSRYEVMRTLLEFTPDGRTLQVVHGSGTAGIEVYDTGGRHPDEVAEQVALRYTADVFDYEHEWPMRWALVRHEGVLTHAVVAMAHHVADPTSAMAMFEDLRDRDAVTGQPPRPPGLQPLAQARLQQTPAGQRQNEAALRYWETRLRVMPPTMFPAATPRDSGDRYPGRFWEVNYSSEALHLALRSVAARLGAQTGAVLYAAFADALASVTGVDHVATTITVNNRFRPGLAGAAGPMAQLGLCTLEITGGFDDLVRAARRRLLTAQKHAYYAPGDGDAQVARIGQERGVAFDLRCMFNDRRGEDTAVGPPPSRGAVRGALAATRADWKEVEGLHQLLMIHVDPHPAALTALVQIDTAYLGRAAAAELLRRMEATAVDAALDAVAS
- a CDS encoding 2-hydroxy-acid oxidase translates to MFTAGTPSPSGGGLALSRVRRQAFGAAPPLPPEHLAALAVFTADLVAPYGLAATDAGPGHTYGEMAAELIAAAVGGHEPVNLLVLAFAVPDLRPGRATATYLSHVCPGGPLAFAVCDQGTAAAFTGLRLARDYLGGGGCDRALVLVVEQAAVPYPVGPSAAVPDGPAAVALLCERTGPTRLRSLAQHPDVGPGQAAELLAEQVAAAGDGVRVVLGAGLAAAAGGLTPLPVRAAGPGRPHTGAWWELAAEPDAGQVLVADYDPLLRYLSVAAFTGWSADVAGVQARREDHRQHRED
- a CDS encoding 3-oxoacyl-[acyl-carrier-protein] synthase III C-terminal domain-containing protein, which translates into the protein MTALAAVATYLPRRRVPVEELGEQLGLSAMDVKIFKRYHGLAEIRRDDGSLLDLLLAAATRLDALRGQEHRVRYVVYARAIPVGAPYPANPLHELCAKLGLDRAVAFTVTQQACASGLQAIDAAGRLLAGDPDPDALALVVAGEKTFTAESRLLPETSVFGEGSAACLVAATGPRDRLLSYASSMHGEFDGEHADVAAVFQRQYPNSLAEAVAAAVERAGIGLDDVALILPHNVNLISWQKVCRRLGVPTARVVLDNIARYGHVFCADAFINYETARDRLRPGDRYVVAAAGAGRGATFSAMVFEH
- a CDS encoding phosphopantetheine-binding protein, whose protein sequence is MTTQIDGELRRRVAESICGLLPRIVKHELPGVSEQTDLMELDLGSASTLELLLALEDELEIQIDVEEFDEEHVQTVATLADYVAGHAVA
- a CDS encoding ABC transporter permease, with amino-acid sequence MRLLRDTWLLFQRQLLLMWRTPMWLFFAIAQPVTYLFLFTPFLQKALAPMGAQSISDVYNIYVPGLLVVMCFYTGLFAGFGLLAEVRMGILERARVTPVSRSALLLGRAARDVASMLVQCALITAISFPFGLTVPLPNLLVAYVLLTVIGLMATAISYDIALTIKNEGALGSLLNTIGQPIALLAGVLLPLAIAPTWIQQLALLNPFSWATNSVRALFWGQLSDPVIWQGAAIVSVLAVLTVVLSTRLYSRNIR